A genomic stretch from Gardnerella leopoldii includes:
- a CDS encoding hemolysin family protein — protein sequence MEYIKQIFSSISVPQLPLHIWIGLAALLVLAMLLVWLSLAMAAAEGAVPRVTRASLNNLMIEAQTHDDETSAIVRMRRIARIHRVKKLIADRYTTSGACAFVRVLCNVLDGVLFASLAAFFGSPLWVTLIIGVVVSVAVAVISILVRPRSVGAAQPVAKLMRLSRIVSIAIAINPLVHIASDVDVTSRKKHVDLSDDEALEDIQLDQAKASIDRLVEANDFDPEVSEMMRNVLTLSDTLTREIMVPRTDMICVKSDETLENFLKLCSRSGFSRVPVIGDSVDDLVGVAYLKDAVRATVFNPAASSRAVETISRDPMLVPESKPVDDLFHEMQRIRQHVAVVVDEYGGIAGLVTIEDAIEQIVGELEDEHDRTQHADPEEIRDGVWKMPARTSIADLEDIFEVHIDEDDVDTVFGLLTKLIGNVPIVGSSAVTRGLKLTAVDSAGRRKKVSTILVERDAQVLEESKDSKDNQNDISSSEKSAESKQTNALKQASTMKQTNMLK from the coding sequence ATGGAATATATTAAGCAAATATTTTCTAGCATATCAGTTCCGCAATTGCCGTTGCATATCTGGATTGGCTTAGCTGCATTGCTTGTGCTGGCAATGCTGCTTGTATGGCTTTCTCTTGCGATGGCTGCTGCAGAAGGGGCAGTGCCTAGAGTTACTCGTGCAAGCTTAAATAATCTTATGATTGAAGCACAAACGCATGATGATGAAACTAGTGCCATAGTGCGTATGCGTCGAATTGCTAGAATCCATCGTGTAAAAAAACTGATTGCTGACCGTTATACAACTTCTGGAGCATGCGCTTTTGTGCGTGTGCTATGTAACGTTTTAGATGGAGTTTTGTTTGCTTCTTTAGCTGCATTTTTCGGCTCGCCTTTATGGGTAACTCTTATTATTGGTGTTGTTGTTTCAGTAGCTGTAGCTGTGATTTCTATTCTTGTTCGCCCACGTTCAGTTGGTGCGGCTCAACCTGTAGCAAAGTTGATGCGACTTTCTCGCATTGTGTCTATTGCTATTGCGATTAATCCTTTAGTGCATATTGCTAGCGATGTTGACGTCACTTCTAGGAAAAAGCATGTTGATCTTTCAGATGATGAAGCTTTGGAAGATATTCAGCTAGATCAAGCAAAGGCGAGTATTGATCGACTTGTTGAAGCGAATGATTTCGATCCGGAAGTTTCGGAAATGATGCGCAATGTGCTCACGCTTTCAGATACTTTGACTCGCGAAATAATGGTACCTAGAACCGATATGATTTGCGTAAAAAGCGACGAAACGCTGGAAAATTTCCTTAAATTATGCTCTCGTTCAGGATTTTCTCGAGTTCCCGTTATTGGAGATTCTGTAGATGATTTAGTAGGTGTTGCTTATCTGAAGGATGCTGTACGCGCTACTGTGTTTAATCCTGCAGCATCTTCTAGAGCAGTTGAAACAATTAGCCGAGACCCTATGCTTGTTCCTGAGTCGAAGCCGGTTGACGATTTATTCCATGAAATGCAACGAATTCGCCAGCATGTGGCAGTAGTGGTTGACGAATACGGCGGTATTGCAGGCTTGGTTACTATTGAGGATGCTATTGAGCAAATTGTTGGCGAGTTGGAAGATGAGCACGATCGCACTCAGCATGCAGATCCAGAAGAAATACGTGACGGCGTGTGGAAGATGCCTGCTCGAACGTCAATCGCAGATTTGGAAGATATTTTTGAAGTTCATATTGACGAAGACGATGTGGATACTGTGTTTGGTTTGCTTACGAAGTTGATTGGTAATGTGCCGATTGTTGGTTCCAGCGCTGTTACAAGAGGACTAAAATTAACTGCTGTAGATTCAGCTGGTAGGCGAAAGAAAGTATCTACTATTTTAGTAGAACGAGATGCACAAGTTTTGGAAGAGTCTAAGGATTCTAAGGATAATCAAAATGACATTAGCTCTTCCGAAAAATCTGCTGAAAGCAAACAAACCAATGCTTTGAAGCAAGCTAGTACTATGAAACAAACGAATATGCTGAAATAA
- the era gene encoding GTPase Era codes for MFANLDASTRATISTPDFHGYRSGFVAVVGRPNVGKSTLMNALIGTQIAIASSRPETTRKAIRGIVTTDNAQMVLVDTPGIHRPRTLLGQRLNDIVDESLSDVDAIAFLLPADQEIGPGDRRILSRLRSDFAKKDEKGNWTWKVPLIGIVTKIDTLSRSELVEHLLQIQQFADFTDIVPVSALERDNVDEVKNVLIQNLPEGPQMYPADQLSEESPESMISELIRGAFLEELDDELPHSLAVVVDDIVYPGGGEDTQYDDNKAHVLVSVYVERDSQKPIIIGHRAEHLVRVKKRLRTAVNRITGTKAVLELHVKVAKGWQSDPKKLERLGF; via the coding sequence ATGTTTGCAAATCTAGACGCTTCAACTCGCGCAACGATTTCTACTCCTGATTTTCACGGTTATCGTTCCGGTTTCGTAGCTGTAGTTGGTAGACCAAACGTTGGTAAGTCTACGCTTATGAATGCTCTTATTGGTACGCAAATTGCTATTGCGTCGTCTCGTCCGGAAACTACGCGTAAAGCTATTCGAGGGATTGTTACTACCGATAATGCACAAATGGTGTTGGTTGATACTCCAGGTATTCACCGTCCTCGTACGCTTCTTGGTCAGCGTTTGAACGATATTGTTGACGAGTCACTTTCAGATGTTGACGCGATTGCATTTTTGCTTCCAGCAGACCAGGAGATTGGTCCTGGGGATAGGCGAATTCTGAGTCGACTTCGTTCTGATTTTGCTAAAAAAGATGAGAAGGGCAATTGGACTTGGAAAGTTCCGCTTATCGGTATTGTTACGAAAATTGATACGCTTAGCCGCAGCGAGTTAGTTGAGCATTTGCTTCAAATACAACAGTTTGCTGATTTTACGGATATCGTGCCGGTTAGTGCGTTGGAACGCGACAATGTTGACGAAGTTAAGAATGTTTTGATTCAAAACTTGCCTGAAGGTCCGCAAATGTATCCGGCGGATCAGCTTAGTGAGGAAAGCCCAGAAAGCATGATTTCGGAGCTTATTCGCGGCGCATTTTTGGAAGAGTTGGACGACGAGTTGCCTCATTCTTTAGCTGTTGTAGTTGACGATATTGTGTATCCGGGCGGTGGAGAGGATACTCAATACGACGACAATAAAGCGCATGTGCTTGTATCTGTTTATGTTGAGCGTGATTCTCAAAAGCCGATTATTATTGGCCATCGTGCGGAGCATTTAGTGCGCGTAAAGAAGCGTTTGCGCACGGCTGTAAATCGTATTACTGGCACAAAAGCTGTGCTTGAATTGCATGTGAAGGTTGCAAAAGGATGGCAGAGCGATCCTAAGAAGCTTGAGCGTTTGGGGTTCTAG
- a CDS encoding CAP domain-containing protein encodes MNKNKTIKSERKVYSNTFSKKLTAASVAVILTGASISMFAVTANSAYANETDLKQPTVLIPNNKVTYNVASAPLTKGATTSQSSVEKTAAGLFRFAMNDPSLTAAQREDARKAYETLTGQLNKPSWYDSKVTLGKGDIYPDSLSRLSKAISYMQAINAYRQSIGLSPMGVSLQLTADAINDAFYSANYIGHARHYNTYENLAWADYGDGSYTGGTTPETMTGAMKQWITDEKKVYDEYKSRGQEAPEGEVGHYLNFINGSLGSMGFTTGNISNEYGSIAAWDASTESAPFTIEQYKQLIDRYINGNGGSSSQTPTPSVPDHTVPSVPDHTVPSVPDHTVPSVPDHTVPSDPEVDHTVTPDVMPNINIPEEYPSFSHSDYNIGVGDINSSNFGLGDFNFGLGNTTDFGGTNIGDFNFGLGNTTDFSGTNIGDFNFGLGNTTDFSGTNIGDFNFGLGNTTDFSGTNIGDFNFGDLNGSNASTTLPASSTTDTPVVDPDTLL; translated from the coding sequence ATGAATAAAAACAAAACTATAAAATCTGAAAGAAAAGTTTATTCAAATACTTTTTCTAAGAAACTTACTGCCGCAAGCGTAGCGGTAATTTTAACTGGGGCTTCTATCTCAATGTTTGCAGTTACTGCCAATAGTGCATATGCAAACGAAACTGATTTAAAACAACCTACTGTTCTCATTCCTAACAATAAAGTCACTTACAATGTAGCATCAGCTCCACTAACAAAAGGCGCAACAACTTCACAAAGCAGTGTAGAAAAGACTGCCGCAGGTCTTTTTAGATTTGCAATGAACGATCCTTCTCTTACTGCGGCACAGCGCGAAGATGCTCGCAAAGCTTACGAAACTTTGACCGGACAATTAAATAAGCCAAGCTGGTACGACTCAAAGGTGACTTTAGGAAAAGGAGATATTTACCCAGATTCTCTTTCTCGCTTAAGCAAAGCAATATCTTATATGCAAGCAATTAATGCTTATCGCCAAAGCATAGGATTAAGTCCTATGGGCGTAAGCCTCCAATTAACCGCTGATGCAATTAACGATGCATTCTATTCTGCAAACTACATCGGTCATGCTCGTCACTATAATACTTATGAAAATTTGGCTTGGGCTGATTACGGCGATGGTTCATACACCGGTGGCACAACACCTGAAACAATGACTGGCGCAATGAAGCAGTGGATTACAGACGAAAAGAAAGTTTACGACGAATACAAGTCACGTGGACAAGAGGCTCCAGAAGGCGAAGTTGGTCACTATTTGAACTTCATTAACGGCTCACTTGGTTCAATGGGATTCACTACTGGAAACATTAGTAATGAGTACGGTAGCATTGCAGCATGGGATGCTTCAACAGAAAGCGCTCCTTTCACAATCGAACAATACAAACAACTTATTGACAGGTACATCAATGGTAATGGTGGATCTTCCAGCCAAACACCAACACCGTCAGTTCCTGATCACACCGTGCCGTCGGTTCCTGATCACACCGTGCCATCGGTTCCTGACCACACCGTGCCGTCAGTTCCTGACCACACCGTGCCGTCAGATCCTGAAGTAGATCATACTGTTACACCAGATGTTATGCCAAATATCAATATTCCAGAAGAATATCCAAGCTTTAGCCATTCCGATTACAATATTGGTGTAGGAGATATCAATTCTTCTAACTTCGGCTTAGGAGACTTCAACTTCGGCTTGGGCAACACCACCGACTTCGGCGGAACCAACATCGGAGACTTCAACTTCGGCTTAGGCAACACCACCGACTTCAGCGGAACCAACATCGGAGACTTCAACTTCGGCTTAGGCAACACCACCGACTTCAGCGGAACCAACATCGGAGACTTCAACTTCGGCTTAGGCAACACCACCGACTTCAGCGGAACCAACATCGGAGACTTCAACTTCGGAGACTTAAACGGCTCCAACGCTTCAACTACTTTACCTGCATCTAGCACTACGGATACCCCTGTAGTTGATCCTGACACACTTCTGTAA